In Holophagales bacterium, the DNA window CGGGTCCGGCAGCTCGGCCCGGCGGGTCCTCATCCCGTACAGGGCGTCGCCCGCCTCGACCCTCAGGATGCCGGTCCAGGTCCGGCCGTCGACGGACGCCTCGACGAGGTAGGTGTCGCCGGCATCCGCCTGGAGAAGGAGCGCGCCTACCGGGCGGGGCGCTCCGAGGTCGACGGCCAGGAATGCCTCCGGGTCGACGAGCCGGACCACCCGCCGGGCGGCCAGGGCCGCGGCCGCCGCGGCGCCCTCCGGCGCGAGGAGTCCGTCCGTGGCCGCCGGGGCGCCGGAGAGCCCCCGCCCCTGCGCCTCGCGGCCGAGGAGCATGTTGCCGTCCGGGACGGCCATGGAGGCGGCGAAGAGGAGCGTCGCGAGCATGTGCGGCGGAGCCGGAAACCCGGCGCCGCCGGCAGCGTATCTCGAAGCGGAATTCACGACGACCGGCACGAGCGGGGCCCGCCCGGGGTCCGGTGTGTCGGCGTCCGAGGAGGCCCTGATGACCCGAACTCCGCTCCGGCTCGCGCCGGCCCTCATCCCTGCCCTCGCCCTGGCCCTGGCCGCCCCCGCCGCCGCCGAGCGGCTCGCCGGTCCGCCGAGCGGCGACAACCAGAAGGCGTCGGTCTCCCAGTGGATCGGCCCCGTCGAGGTCGGAATCACCTACAACAGCCCGAAGGTGACGGCTCCCGACGGCACCGACCGCCGCGGAAAAATCTGGGGAGGCCTCGTCCCGTACGGGATGTCGAAGGATTCGTTCGGCAGCTGCGGCGACGAATGCCCCTGGCGGGCCGGCGCCAACGAGAACACCGTCTTTCGCGTGTCGCACGACGTGCAGGTCGAGGGTCAGCCGCTCGCGGCCGGCTCCTACGGCCTCTTCATGGTCCCCGGTCCCGAGGAGTTCACGATCATCTTCTCGAAGAACTCCACGTCGTGGGGACACTACTTCTACACCTCGAAGGAAGATGCCCTGCGCGTGAAGGTCAAGCCCCGCAAGGCCCCGTACACGCACTGGATGACCTTCGACTTCGTCGAGAGGAAGCCGGAGGAGGCCACCGTCGTCCTCCGCTGGGACGAGCTGGAGATTCCGATCCGGGTCCAGGTGTCCGACGTGAATGAGGTCTACCTGGGACAGATGCGGAACCAGCTGCGCAACGCGACCGGCTTCGACTGGCAGTCGTGGGAGCAGGCGGCGCAGTTCTGCCTCGGAAAGAAGATCAACCTCGCCGAGGCGCTGAAGTGGGCCGAGCACGCGGCGACCCCGGGCTTCACCGGCCAGGAGAACTTCCGGACGCTCTCCACGCTCTCCCAGGCGCAGGCGGCCAACGGCCGGGCCGACGCGGCGAAGGCGACGATGCAGAAGGCGCTCGAGCACCCGACGGCGACCGTCATCGATCTCCACATGTACGGCCGGCAGCTCCAGGCGCAGAAGAAGACCGACGAGGCCGTCGCCGTCTACCTCCTCAACGCGAAGAGGCACCCGGACGTGTGGCCGGTGAACGTCGGCCTCGCCCGCGCCTACTCCGCCCAGGGGAAGACGAAGGAAGCCCTCGCGGCGGCGAAGAAGGCCCTCGCCCAGGCGCCGGACGACGGGAACCGCAACAACCTGAAGAACCTCATCGCCACCCTCGAGGCGGGCAAACCCGTCAACTGAACCGGGCCGCCGTCCGCGTCTCCCGTCCGCTCGCGCAGCGGACGGACGGTGAGACGGTGCCAGGCGTGAAACCGTGTATTGTTGAAAACAATACACGGTTTCACGCCTGGCACGGAATCGTGCTAGCGGAAGACTCCCGCCACGTCGACGATGAGGTGGGCGGTTCCGGCGGAGCCGTTGAACGCGCTGAACGTGGCCCCGGGGCCGACGGAGACGACGGACGAGCAGGCGCGCGTGCCCCCCTGCCGGAAGTGCACGTTGCTCGTGCCGGGCGCGACGCCTCGTCCCGGGAAGAGCGTTACGAACCCCGCGGCCAGAGGCTCGGTGACCGTGACGTTCACCGCGAGGGCGGCGGCGTCGGACGGGATGCCGCACACCGTGCCGACGGTGAAGGCGCGCGTCTGGCCCGCGGCCAGCGCGGGAGGTCCGAGCGTCGCCGGGCGCGAGGACTCGCGCGTGTCGAGGACCCGGCAGGGAGTGAGGGGGTAGAAGGCCGTCCCCTGGGTCGCCAGGACGCCGAGGTGCGCCGTGGTGGCGACGGACGCTTTCACGAAGTTCGCGAAGTAGGGGATGTTGAGCGTCGCGAGGGTGTCCGCCGTCGTGTGGTAGTGAGGGGTGAAGTCGTTCACGTCGTCCTCGATCGCGAGGAGGGCGGGCCAGCCCCGGGACCAGAAGGAGTAGTGGTCGCTCGCCGCGTTCCAGTCGGGGTCGTCGACGGGAGCCAGGGCGTTCCCGACGTAGAGGCTCACCGCGGCGCGGAACGTGTCGGCAATGGCCCGATCCGCCGCGTAGCCGGAGCTGCCCGGGGTGCGGGTGTGGAGCCTCAGCGTCGGAGCGCCGCCGCCGTCCCACGAGATCATGTCGAGGTTGAGGACGGCGACCACGTTGGCGTCCTGCGCCGCGAGAGAGGCCGCGTAGGCGGAACTCCCGTAGAGCCCCTGCTCTTCGCCGGTGAAGAGGACGAAGCGGATCGTCCGCTGGAAGCGATGATCACTCAGGATCCGTGCGGCGAGGAGGACACCGGTCGACCCGCTCGCGTTGTCGTCGGCGCCGGGAGCGACGCTTCCGTAAGGCATGTCGTCGAGGTGTGCGCAG includes these proteins:
- a CDS encoding DUF2911 domain-containing protein — translated: MTRTPLRLAPALIPALALALAAPAAAERLAGPPSGDNQKASVSQWIGPVEVGITYNSPKVTAPDGTDRRGKIWGGLVPYGMSKDSFGSCGDECPWRAGANENTVFRVSHDVQVEGQPLAAGSYGLFMVPGPEEFTIIFSKNSTSWGHYFYTSKEDALRVKVKPRKAPYTHWMTFDFVERKPEEATVVLRWDELEIPIRVQVSDVNEVYLGQMRNQLRNATGFDWQSWEQAAQFCLGKKINLAEALKWAEHAATPGFTGQENFRTLSTLSQAQAANGRADAAKATMQKALEHPTATVIDLHMYGRQLQAQKKTDEAVAVYLLNAKRHPDVWPVNVGLARAYSAQGKTKEALAAAKKALAQAPDDGNRNNLKNLIATLEAGKPVN
- a CDS encoding Zn-dependent exopeptidase M28 produces the protein MNPRLLFRLLRVAALLAISAGSSMARSGAVPAAVPGSPRVLARVPVGDGLADSSLPVYAILTGPDGVAYALTFVPAERVALARDARVLATAGSPEEFVIALGRRRGARAKAREIADVVMDDGRHVVARADEAQAEALAVAGFDLTRLPPVPMDTSSRETRVPLAEAAWDGAVAGMVEQVTEAGVTELAGGLSGGRPVSVGGSLVTIASRHTNSGQQIGRATQFAYERLESFGLAPSYHAWQRGSVAGRNVVADLPGVSRPSEIVILCAHLDDMPYGSVAPGADDNASGSTGVLLAARILSDHRFQRTIRFVLFTGEEQGLYGSSAYAASLAAQDANVVAVLNLDMISWDGGGAPTLRLHTRTPGSSGYAADRAIADTFRAAVSLYVGNALAPVDDPDWNAASDHYSFWSRGWPALLAIEDDVNDFTPHYHTTADTLATLNIPYFANFVKASVATTAHLGVLATQGTAFYPLTPCRVLDTRESSRPATLGPPALAAGQTRAFTVGTVCGIPSDAAALAVNVTVTEPLAAGFVTLFPGRGVAPGTSNVHFRQGGTRACSSVVSVGPGATFSAFNGSAGTAHLIVDVAGVFR